A single genomic interval of Mycolicibacterium sp. MU0053 harbors:
- a CDS encoding TadA family conjugal transfer-associated ATPase, with product MNASLIDRVRERLATESGPLRASLVAEAIRAESGGVLGDTEVLTTLRVLQTELTGAGPLDPLLRIPEVTDVLVVGPDSVWSDSGTGLQRSAIRFPDDAAVRRLAQRLALAAGRRLDDSQPWVDGVLPGLAAGAAAVRLHAVLPPVAVGGTCISLRLLRPATQTLAGLVTIGAIAPAAEQLLRDVVAARLAFLVSGGTGAGKTTLLAALLGAVEPGERIVCVEDAAELRPAHPHVVRLVARGANVEGTGEITLRQLVRQALRMRPDRIAVGEVRGAEVVDLLAALNTGHDGGAGTVHANSTAEVPARLEALAATGGLDRNALHSQLGAAVQVLLHVDRAPGHRRLAEVAVLRRAGASGLCEPVPVWQADRGFDGGMAEFRDLLARRRTA from the coding sequence ATGAACGCATCGTTGATCGACCGCGTCCGGGAACGCCTTGCCACCGAATCGGGCCCGCTGCGTGCCAGCCTGGTCGCCGAGGCCATCCGGGCCGAATCCGGCGGGGTGCTCGGCGACACCGAGGTGCTCACGACCCTGCGGGTGCTGCAGACCGAGCTGACCGGCGCCGGGCCGCTCGACCCGTTGCTGCGGATCCCGGAGGTCACCGACGTCCTGGTGGTTGGGCCGGATTCGGTGTGGAGTGACTCGGGAACGGGCTTGCAGCGCAGCGCCATCCGGTTTCCCGACGACGCCGCGGTGCGCCGGCTGGCGCAACGGCTGGCGTTGGCGGCCGGCCGGCGCCTCGACGACTCCCAGCCATGGGTCGACGGGGTGTTGCCGGGATTGGCGGCCGGCGCCGCCGCGGTGCGACTGCACGCCGTGTTGCCGCCGGTCGCGGTCGGTGGGACCTGCATCTCGCTGCGGCTGCTGCGCCCGGCGACCCAAACCCTGGCCGGTCTGGTGACGATCGGGGCCATCGCGCCGGCGGCGGAACAGCTGCTGCGCGATGTGGTCGCGGCCCGGCTGGCCTTCCTGGTCTCGGGCGGTACCGGCGCCGGTAAGACCACCCTCCTGGCGGCGCTGCTCGGTGCCGTCGAGCCCGGCGAACGCATTGTGTGCGTCGAGGATGCCGCCGAACTCCGGCCGGCCCATCCGCACGTCGTGCGCCTGGTGGCGCGCGGCGCCAACGTCGAAGGGACGGGCGAGATCACGCTGCGCCAGCTGGTGCGGCAGGCCCTGCGGATGCGTCCGGACCGCATCGCGGTCGGCGAGGTCCGCGGCGCCGAGGTGGTGGACCTGCTGGCGGCACTGAACACCGGTCACGACGGCGGCGCCGGCACCGTGCACGCCAACAGCACCGCCGAGGTGCCGGCGCGGCTGGAGGCGTTGGCGGCCACCGGGGGACTGGACCGCAACGCACTGCACAGTCAACTCGGCGCGGCGGTGCAGGTCCTGCTGCACGTCGACCGGGCGCCCGGACATCGTCGCCTCGCCGAGGTGGCCGTCCTGCGTCGGGCGGGTGCCTCGGGGCTGTGCGAGCCGGTCCCGGTCTGGCAGGCCGACCGCGGCTTCGACGGTGGAATGGCCGAATTCCGCGATCTGCTGGCGCGCAGGCGCACCGCGTGA
- a CDS encoding type II secretion system F family protein, translating to MSALTGAALSLAAALVIAPDSPRRRLAPHRARTALRRAGRVVVPVSAGAVLVWAGPFIAVAAALLGGTLWIRRRRRSAQRRYLRDGTAMAEALEMLTAELRVGSHPVQGFAAVAREAAGQVGAGFQAVAARALLGADVSAGLRAAAQHSARGRDWERMAVFWALAADHGLAVAALMRAAQRDIIERQRFDARVEAGMAGARATTAILAGLPVVGILLGQAMGAAPVAFLIGGGAGGWLLVGGVVLACCGLLWADHITSGAVA from the coding sequence GTGAGCGCCCTGACCGGGGCGGCGCTGAGCCTGGCCGCCGCGCTGGTGATAGCGCCCGACTCGCCGCGGCGCCGCTTGGCGCCGCACCGCGCTCGGACCGCCCTGCGCCGCGCCGGGCGCGTGGTGGTGCCGGTGTCGGCGGGCGCGGTGCTGGTCTGGGCCGGGCCGTTCATCGCGGTGGCGGCCGCGCTGCTCGGTGGCACCCTGTGGATCCGGCGTCGGCGCCGCAGCGCCCAGCGGCGGTATCTGCGGGACGGCACGGCGATGGCCGAGGCGCTGGAAATGCTCACCGCCGAACTGCGGGTGGGCAGCCACCCCGTCCAGGGGTTTGCCGCGGTGGCCCGCGAGGCGGCCGGTCAGGTAGGCGCGGGCTTTCAGGCGGTGGCTGCCCGGGCGCTGCTCGGGGCCGACGTCAGCGCGGGATTACGTGCCGCCGCGCAGCATTCGGCGCGCGGGCGGGACTGGGAACGGATGGCGGTGTTCTGGGCGTTGGCCGCCGATCACGGCCTGGCGGTCGCCGCCCTGATGCGGGCGGCCCAGCGCGACATCATCGAGCGGCAACGGTTCGACGCTCGGGTCGAGGCCGGGATGGCCGGAGCGCGGGCCACCACGGCGATCCTGGCCGGGTTGCCGGTCGTCGGGATCCTGCTCGGTCAGGCGATGGGCGCGGCGCCGGTGGCCTTCCTGATCGGCGGCGGCGCCGGGGGTTGGCTGCTGGTCGGCGGCGTGGTGTTGGCGTGTTGCGGGTTGCTGTGGGCCGACCACATCACCAGCGGAGCCGTGGCATGA
- a CDS encoding type II secretion system F family protein: protein MTVAAVALALALLLNPAAAVRRSRVVGPVLRPSERGPRADDPLATASSLDVLAVCLSAGMSVAAAARATAASAPPELAGLLGRAADLIALGADPGTAWAATAEVTDEHCIAFLRLARRSAVSGAALAQGVTELAEQSRQAAVHRAEATAERAAVVIAGPLGLCFLPAFVCLGVVPVVAGLAAEVLGPGLL from the coding sequence ATGACGGTCGCGGCGGTGGCGTTGGCGCTGGCCTTGCTGCTGAATCCGGCTGCGGCAGTGCGTCGATCACGCGTTGTCGGCCCGGTGCTGCGGCCGAGCGAACGGGGCCCGCGGGCCGATGACCCGTTGGCCACCGCCTCGAGCCTGGATGTGCTGGCGGTCTGCCTGAGCGCGGGGATGTCGGTGGCGGCCGCGGCGCGGGCGACGGCGGCTTCGGCGCCCCCGGAGTTGGCGGGGTTGCTCGGGCGGGCCGCGGACCTGATTGCGCTGGGGGCGGATCCGGGCACCGCGTGGGCGGCCACCGCGGAGGTCACCGACGAGCACTGCATCGCATTCCTGCGCCTGGCCCGGCGGTCCGCGGTCTCGGGCGCCGCGCTGGCGCAAGGTGTCACCGAACTGGCCGAGCAATCCAGGCAGGCCGCGGTCCATCGCGCCGAGGCGACGGCCGAGCGCGCCGCGGTCGTGATCGCCGGCCCGCTGGGGCTGTGCTTCTTGCCGGCGTTCGTGTGCCTGGGTGTGGTGCCGGTCGTCGCGGGCCTCGCGGCCGAGGTGCTGGGTCCGGGGTTGCTGTGA
- a CDS encoding DUF4244 domain-containing protein: MLDRLLPTIRTRLTLLVVDESGMSTVEYAIGTVAAAAFGAILYSVVTGDSIVGALTNIINRALNTGA, from the coding sequence ATGTTGGACAGGCTGTTACCGACGATACGGACCCGGCTGACGCTGCTCGTGGTGGACGAGTCCGGGATGTCGACGGTCGAATACGCGATCGGTACGGTGGCCGCTGCGGCCTTCGGGGCGATTCTCTACAGCGTCGTCACCGGCGATTCCATCGTGGGGGCGTTGACCAACATCATCAACCGGGCGCTGAACACGGGCGCCTGA
- a CDS encoding TadE family type IV pilus minor pilin, with protein MAVLVLCVGGLAAVMASVRCTDAAREAARLAARGDQAAAAAVVGAVAPAGAELRLRSEGGFVIATVSTAVRTLPGITISARAVAALEPASASG; from the coding sequence GTGGCGGTCCTGGTGTTGTGCGTCGGCGGACTGGCCGCTGTCATGGCGTCGGTGCGCTGCACCGACGCCGCCCGCGAGGCGGCCCGGTTGGCCGCCCGCGGGGACCAGGCCGCGGCCGCCGCGGTGGTGGGGGCCGTGGCGCCGGCCGGGGCGGAACTGCGGTTGCGCAGCGAGGGCGGCTTCGTCATCGCCACGGTCAGCACCGCCGTCCGGACGCTGCCGGGGATCACGATCAGCGCGCGGGCCGTCGCGGCGCTCGAACCCGCCTCGGCTTCGGGGTGA
- a CDS encoding DEAD/DEAH box helicase translates to MKTNFGSELLSAALAGDHDGAEHPVRHVAELPARTGVPDRWPDWADADVVHAFTERGVATPWRHQVRAAQYAYDGRHVVISTGTASGKSLAYQLPVLATLAADPRARVLYLSPTKALGHDQLRAAHALTAAVPRLADVAPAAYDGDSPTEVRRFARERSRWLFSNPDMIHLSMLRNHARWAVFLRGLRYIVVDECHYYRGVFGSNVAMVLRRLLRLAQRYAAAEARQPTVIFASATTAAPGETAAELIGQTVLEVTEDGSPQGARTVALWEPAMRTDVTGEHGAPVRRAAGTEAARLMADLMVEGARTLTFVRSRRGAELTALGARARLSDIAPHLVDKVASYRAGYLAEDRRELERALADGRLLGLATTNALELGVDIAGLDAVVLAGFPGTVTSFWQQAGRSGRRGQSALVVLIARDDPLDTYLVHHPEALLDKPIERVVIDPTNPYVLGPQLLCAATELPVEEAEVRGWGAESVAAALIDDGLLRRRAGRYFPAPGLNPHQAVDIRGAIGGQVSIVESETGRLLGGVGAGQAPATVHPGAVYLHQGETYLVDALQLDDGVAFVHAEDPGYTTFSRELTDITVTGPGERMELGTEPDQVTLGFVPVAVSHTVVGYLRRTLAGEVIDFIELDLPTQTLATTAVMYSLPPELLIANGIDTLRIPGALHAAEHAAIGLLPLVASCDRGDIGGVSTAAGPENGLPTVFVYDGHPGGAGFAERGFHRAAQWLGATAAAIQACECPHGCPSCVQSPKCGNGNDPLDKAGAVTVLRTVLARLG, encoded by the coding sequence GTGAAGACGAATTTTGGCAGTGAGCTGCTCTCCGCTGCCCTCGCGGGCGACCATGACGGCGCCGAGCACCCGGTTCGTCACGTTGCCGAACTGCCGGCCCGTACCGGGGTTCCGGACCGCTGGCCCGACTGGGCCGACGCCGACGTCGTGCACGCGTTCACCGAGCGCGGCGTGGCCACCCCGTGGCGCCATCAGGTGCGCGCCGCGCAGTACGCGTACGACGGCCGCCATGTCGTCATCAGCACCGGGACGGCGTCGGGCAAGTCGCTGGCCTATCAGCTGCCGGTGCTGGCGACGCTGGCCGCCGACCCCCGCGCCCGGGTCCTCTACCTGTCGCCGACCAAGGCGTTGGGTCACGATCAGCTGCGCGCGGCGCACGCGTTGACCGCGGCGGTGCCGCGGTTGGCCGACGTCGCACCCGCCGCCTACGACGGGGACAGCCCCACCGAAGTGCGCCGCTTCGCACGGGAACGGTCGCGCTGGCTGTTCTCCAACCCGGACATGATTCACCTGTCGATGCTGCGCAACCATGCCCGCTGGGCGGTGTTCCTGCGCGGCCTGCGCTACATCGTGGTCGACGAATGCCACTACTACCGCGGTGTGTTCGGTTCGAATGTGGCGATGGTGCTGCGCCGGCTGCTGCGGCTGGCCCAGCGGTATGCCGCGGCCGAGGCCCGGCAGCCCACCGTGATCTTCGCCAGCGCCACCACCGCCGCGCCCGGCGAGACCGCCGCCGAGCTGATCGGGCAGACGGTGCTCGAGGTGACCGAGGACGGCTCCCCGCAGGGCGCGCGCACCGTGGCGCTGTGGGAACCGGCGATGCGCACCGACGTCACCGGGGAGCACGGCGCACCGGTGCGCCGTGCCGCGGGCACCGAGGCTGCCCGGTTGATGGCCGATCTGATGGTCGAGGGGGCCCGGACGCTGACGTTCGTGCGGTCGCGCCGCGGTGCCGAACTGACCGCGCTCGGCGCGCGCGCCCGGCTGAGCGACATCGCGCCGCACCTCGTCGACAAGGTGGCGTCCTACCGGGCCGGATATCTGGCCGAGGACCGCCGCGAGCTGGAGCGGGCCCTGGCCGACGGCCGGCTGCTGGGCCTGGCGACCACCAACGCGCTCGAACTCGGCGTCGACATCGCCGGCCTCGACGCGGTCGTGCTGGCCGGTTTTCCGGGCACGGTGACCTCGTTCTGGCAGCAGGCCGGGCGGTCCGGGCGGCGGGGGCAGAGCGCGCTGGTGGTGCTGATCGCGCGCGACGACCCCCTGGACACCTACCTGGTGCACCATCCCGAGGCGCTGCTGGACAAGCCGATCGAGCGGGTGGTCATCGACCCCACCAACCCGTATGTGCTGGGGCCGCAGTTGCTCTGCGCGGCCACCGAACTGCCCGTCGAGGAGGCCGAGGTACGCGGCTGGGGCGCGGAGTCGGTGGCCGCCGCCCTGATCGACGACGGGCTGCTGCGGCGCCGGGCCGGCCGGTACTTTCCGGCGCCGGGGCTCAACCCGCACCAGGCGGTGGATATTCGCGGCGCGATCGGCGGGCAGGTCTCGATCGTCGAAAGCGAGACGGGTCGGCTGCTCGGCGGGGTGGGCGCGGGGCAGGCGCCCGCCACCGTGCACCCCGGCGCGGTGTATCTGCATCAGGGCGAGACCTATCTGGTCGACGCGTTGCAGTTGGACGACGGCGTCGCGTTCGTGCACGCCGAGGATCCCGGCTACACCACGTTTTCGCGAGAGTTGACCGACATCACGGTGACCGGGCCGGGCGAGCGGATGGAGCTGGGGACCGAACCGGATCAGGTCACCCTGGGGTTCGTCCCGGTCGCGGTGTCGCACACCGTGGTGGGGTATCTGCGTCGCACGCTGGCCGGCGAGGTCATCGACTTCATCGAGCTCGACCTGCCGACCCAGACCTTGGCGACCACCGCCGTGATGTACTCGCTGCCTCCGGAGTTGTTGATTGCCAACGGCATTGACACACTCCGGATTCCCGGCGCGCTGCACGCCGCCGAGCACGCCGCGATCGGGTTGCTGCCGCTGGTGGCCAGTTGCGATCGCGGCGACATCGGCGGGGTCTCGACCGCGGCGGGCCCGGAGAACGGTCTGCCCACGGTGTTCGTCTACGACGGCCATCCCGGCGGGGCCGGGTTTGCCGAACGTGGCTTCCACCGCGCAGCACAGTGGTTGGGTGCGACGGCCGCGGCGATCCAGGCTTGCGAATGCCCGCACGGATGCCCGTCGTGCGTGCAGTCGCCGAAGTGCGGCAACGGCAACGATCCGCTGGACAAGGCAGGCGCCGTGACGGTGTTGCGCACCGTGCTGGCCAGACTGGGGTGA
- a CDS encoding cold-shock protein, with protein MPQGTVKWFNAEKGFGFIAPEDGSADVFVHYTEIQGSGFRTLEENQRVEFEVGQSPKGPQATGVRAV; from the coding sequence ATGCCACAGGGAACTGTGAAGTGGTTCAACGCGGAAAAGGGCTTCGGTTTTATTGCGCCGGAGGATGGCTCCGCGGATGTGTTCGTCCACTACACGGAAATTCAGGGGTCCGGATTCCGCACCCTCGAGGAAAATCAGCGTGTGGAGTTCGAGGTCGGCCAGAGCCCCAAGGGCCCCCAGGCCACCGGCGTTCGCGCCGTCTGA
- the topA gene encoding type I DNA topoisomerase — MAGDNGKAGVRRLVIVESPTKARKIAGYLGSNYIVESSRGHIRDLPRAAADVPAKYKSEPWARLGVNVDADFEPLYIVSPEKKATVTELKGLLKDVDELYLATDGDREGEAIAWHLLETLKPRIPVKRMVFHEITEPAIRAAAENPRELDIDLVDAQETRRILDRLYGYEVSPVLWKKVAPKLSAGRVQSVATRIIVQRERERMAFRSATYWDIVAELDASVSDPNAHPPVFNARLVNVDGQRVATGRDFDSLGTVKKPTEVVVLDEAGAGNLVEGLSGASLAVSSVEEKPYTRRPYPPFMTSTLQQEAGRKLRFSSERTMSIAQRLYENGYITYMRTDSTTLSASAINAARNQAAQLYGEESVYPTARQYTRKVKNAQEAHEAIRPAGDTFATPDAVRRELESDEFRLYELIWQRTVASQMADARGTTLSLRITGESAGTDGVGRAVTFAASGRTLTFPGFLKAYVETVDELAGGEADDAERRLPNLTQGQQVRAQKLTPDGHATNPPARYTEASLIKALEELGIGRPSTYSSIIKTIQDRGYVHKKGSALVPSWVAFAVIGLLEQHFARLVDYDFTAAMEDELDGIAAGTEQRSNWLSNFYFGGEDGVEGSIARSGGLKKLVGGNLEGIDAREVNSIKLFDDEEGRAVNVRVGRNGAYLERMVLGEDGELTPQRANLNDELTPDELTLELAEKLFATPQGGRSLGIDPATGHEIVAKDGRFGPYVTEVLPEPETPDDDGTAGTPAKKGKKPTGPKPRTGSLLRSMDLETVTLEDALRLLSLPRVVGVDPASGEEITAQNGRYGPYLKRGTDSRSLATEEQMFTIDLDEALKIYAEPKRRGRQGAATPPLRELGVDPVSEKPMVIKDGRFGPYVTDGETNASLRKGDDVLSITDERASELLADRRARGPVKKKAAAKKAPAKKAAKKAPAKKAAKKA, encoded by the coding sequence TTGGCTGGCGATAACGGCAAAGCAGGCGTCCGGCGACTCGTCATCGTCGAGTCGCCGACCAAGGCGCGCAAGATCGCGGGCTACCTCGGCTCCAACTACATTGTCGAGTCCTCCCGCGGCCACATCCGTGACCTGCCGCGCGCCGCCGCCGACGTGCCGGCCAAGTACAAATCCGAGCCGTGGGCCCGACTCGGGGTCAACGTGGACGCCGACTTCGAGCCGCTCTACATCGTCAGCCCCGAGAAGAAGGCCACCGTCACCGAGCTCAAGGGCCTGCTCAAGGACGTCGACGAGCTCTACCTCGCGACGGACGGTGACCGCGAGGGTGAGGCCATCGCCTGGCACCTGCTCGAGACGCTCAAGCCCCGCATCCCGGTCAAACGGATGGTGTTCCACGAGATCACCGAGCCGGCGATCCGCGCCGCCGCCGAAAACCCGCGCGAACTGGACATCGATCTGGTCGACGCCCAGGAGACCCGGCGCATCCTGGACCGGCTCTACGGCTACGAGGTCTCGCCCGTGCTGTGGAAGAAGGTGGCGCCGAAGCTGAGCGCCGGCCGCGTCCAGTCGGTCGCCACGCGCATCATCGTGCAGCGCGAACGCGAGCGGATGGCGTTCCGCAGCGCCACCTACTGGGACATCGTCGCCGAACTCGACGCCAGCGTGTCCGATCCGAACGCGCATCCGCCGGTGTTCAACGCGCGGCTGGTCAACGTCGACGGTCAGCGCGTGGCCACCGGCCGCGACTTCGACTCGCTGGGCACCGTCAAGAAGCCCACCGAGGTGGTGGTGCTCGACGAGGCCGGTGCCGGCAACCTGGTGGAGGGCCTCAGCGGTGCCTCCCTGGCGGTCTCCTCGGTCGAGGAGAAGCCCTACACCCGCCGGCCGTACCCGCCGTTCATGACCTCCACGCTGCAGCAGGAGGCCGGCCGCAAGCTGCGCTTCTCCTCCGAGCGGACCATGAGCATCGCGCAGCGCCTCTACGAAAACGGCTACATCACCTACATGCGTACCGACTCGACGACGCTGTCGGCGTCGGCGATCAACGCCGCGCGCAACCAGGCCGCCCAGCTCTACGGCGAGGAATCCGTCTACCCGACGGCGCGGCAGTACACCCGCAAGGTCAAGAACGCGCAGGAGGCCCACGAGGCGATCCGGCCCGCCGGCGACACCTTCGCCACCCCCGACGCGGTGCGTCGCGAACTCGAATCCGACGAGTTCCGGCTCTACGAGCTGATCTGGCAGCGCACGGTCGCCTCGCAGATGGCCGATGCCCGGGGCACCACGCTGAGCCTGCGGATCACCGGCGAATCCGCCGGCACCGACGGCGTCGGCCGCGCCGTCACCTTCGCGGCCAGCGGCCGGACCCTGACCTTCCCGGGTTTCTTGAAGGCCTACGTCGAGACCGTCGACGAACTCGCCGGCGGTGAGGCCGACGACGCCGAGCGGCGGCTGCCGAACCTCACGCAGGGCCAGCAGGTCCGGGCGCAGAAGCTGACGCCGGACGGCCACGCCACCAACCCGCCGGCCCGCTACACCGAGGCCTCGCTGATCAAGGCGCTCGAAGAGCTCGGCATCGGTCGCCCGTCGACCTATTCGTCGATCATCAAGACGATCCAGGACCGCGGCTACGTGCACAAGAAGGGCAGCGCCTTGGTGCCGTCCTGGGTGGCGTTCGCCGTGATCGGGCTGCTGGAACAGCATTTCGCGCGGCTGGTCGACTATGACTTCACCGCGGCCATGGAAGACGAGCTCGACGGCATCGCCGCGGGCACCGAGCAGCGCAGCAACTGGCTGTCCAACTTCTACTTCGGCGGCGAGGACGGCGTCGAGGGGTCGATCGCGCGGTCCGGCGGCCTCAAGAAGCTGGTGGGTGGCAACCTCGAAGGCATCGACGCGCGAGAAGTCAACTCGATCAAGCTCTTTGACGACGAAGAGGGCCGGGCCGTCAACGTCCGGGTCGGCCGCAACGGCGCCTACCTGGAGCGGATGGTCCTCGGCGAGGACGGTGAGCTGACCCCGCAGCGGGCCAACCTCAACGACGAACTGACCCCCGACGAGTTGACCCTCGAATTGGCGGAGAAGCTGTTCGCCACCCCGCAGGGCGGCCGCAGCCTCGGCATCGATCCCGCCACCGGCCACGAAATCGTGGCCAAGGACGGGCGTTTCGGCCCCTACGTCACCGAGGTGCTGCCCGAGCCGGAAACCCCCGACGACGACGGCACCGCCGGAACGCCGGCGAAGAAGGGCAAGAAGCCGACGGGTCCCAAGCCGCGCACCGGTTCGCTGCTGCGCAGCATGGACCTGGAGACCGTGACCCTCGAGGACGCGCTGCGGCTGCTGTCGCTGCCACGGGTGGTCGGGGTGGACCCGGCCTCCGGCGAGGAGATCACCGCGCAGAACGGTCGTTACGGCCCATATCTGAAGCGCGGCACCGACTCTCGCTCGCTGGCCACCGAGGAGCAGATGTTCACCATCGACCTCGACGAGGCGCTGAAGATCTACGCCGAGCCGAAACGGCGGGGCCGCCAGGGCGCCGCCACGCCGCCGCTGCGGGAGTTGGGTGTCGACCCGGTGTCGGAGAAGCCGATGGTGATCAAGGACGGCCGCTTCGGCCCGTATGTCACCGACGGTGAAACCAACGCGAGCCTGCGCAAGGGTGACGACGTGCTGTCGATCACCGACGAGCGGGCCTCGGAGTTGTTGGCCGACCGGCGCGCGCGAGGCCCGGTGAAGAAGAAGGCCGCCGCCAAGAAGGCGCCGGCCAAGAAGGCCGCGAAGAAGGCCCCGGCCAAGAAGGCCGCGAAGAAGGCTTAG
- a CDS encoding adenylate/guanylate cyclase domain-containing protein: MGAFVRWVVRTPWPVFTLGMVQADIIGALFVLSFLRFGLPTQDRIQLQDLPQLNLAIFVGYLLISFGIGAYVSLRLLVPVFRWQRRDGLLSDSDPVATDLARVRALRMPIYRTAISLTNWCLGGVVFIAAAWPVAGHSAPVLAVATGLGAAATAIIGYLQSERTLRPVAVAALRSGSPENFRAPGVILRLLLTWALGTGVPLLAIVLSIVASKFAILQTSADQLFTPILLMALAALGIGLAGTVLAAMSIADPLRQLRWALGEVQRGNYNAHMQIYDASELGLLQAGFNDMVRDLSERQRLRDLFGRYVGEDVARRALERGTELGGQERDVAVLFVDLVGSTQLASTRPPSEVVNLLNEFFRVVVGTVAKHGGFVNKFQGDAALCIFGAPIEHPDAYGAALAAARGLHDELLPVLGSAEFGIGVSAGRAIAGHIGARARFEYTVIGDPVNEAARLTELAKHEEGRVLASAQAVSGALDSEALAWNVGEIVELRGRVAPTQLARPIKLAETPEPADAAAG; encoded by the coding sequence ATGGGTGCATTCGTCCGTTGGGTCGTGCGCACCCCATGGCCGGTCTTCACGCTCGGGATGGTGCAGGCCGACATCATCGGCGCCCTGTTCGTCCTGAGTTTCCTGCGGTTCGGCCTGCCCACGCAGGACCGCATCCAGCTGCAGGACCTGCCGCAGCTCAATCTCGCGATCTTCGTGGGCTACCTCTTGATCTCGTTCGGCATCGGCGCCTACGTCAGCCTGCGACTGCTGGTGCCGGTGTTCCGGTGGCAGCGCCGGGACGGCCTGCTGTCGGACTCCGACCCGGTGGCCACCGACCTGGCGCGGGTGCGCGCGCTGCGGATGCCGATCTACCGCACCGCGATCAGCCTGACCAACTGGTGCCTGGGGGGCGTCGTGTTCATCGCCGCCGCCTGGCCGGTGGCCGGCCACTCGGCCCCGGTGCTGGCGGTCGCGACCGGGTTGGGTGCCGCCGCGACGGCGATCATCGGCTACCTGCAGTCCGAACGGACCCTGCGGCCCGTCGCCGTGGCCGCGTTGCGCAGCGGATCGCCCGAGAACTTCCGGGCGCCCGGGGTCATCCTGCGGCTGCTGCTGACGTGGGCGCTCGGCACCGGGGTGCCGCTGCTGGCGATCGTGCTGTCCATCGTCGCGAGCAAGTTCGCGATCCTGCAGACCTCCGCCGATCAGTTGTTCACCCCGATCCTGCTGATGGCGCTGGCCGCGCTGGGAATCGGGCTGGCCGGCACCGTCCTGGCCGCCATGTCGATCGCCGACCCGCTGCGGCAGCTGCGGTGGGCGCTCGGCGAGGTGCAGCGCGGTAACTACAACGCGCACATGCAGATCTACGACGCCAGCGAACTCGGGCTGCTGCAGGCCGGATTCAACGACATGGTCCGCGACCTGTCCGAACGCCAGCGGCTGCGCGACCTGTTCGGCCGCTACGTCGGCGAGGACGTGGCGCGGCGCGCCCTGGAGCGCGGCACCGAACTGGGCGGTCAGGAACGCGATGTCGCGGTCCTGTTCGTCGACCTGGTGGGATCGACGCAGCTGGCCTCGACCCGTCCACCCAGCGAGGTGGTGAACCTGCTCAACGAGTTCTTCCGCGTGGTGGTGGGCACGGTCGCCAAGCACGGCGGCTTCGTCAACAAGTTCCAGGGTGACGCGGCGTTGTGCATCTTCGGCGCGCCGATCGAGCATCCCGACGCCTACGGCGCCGCGCTGGCCGCCGCGCGCGGCCTGCACGACGAGTTGCTGCCGGTCCTCGGCAGCGCCGAATTCGGCATCGGGGTCTCCGCGGGCCGCGCGATCGCCGGACACATCGGCGCCCGGGCCCGCTTCGAGTACACCGTGATCGGCGACCCGGTCAACGAGGCCGCGCGGCTGACCGAACTGGCCAAGCACGAGGAGGGCCGCGTGCTGGCCTCCGCGCAGGCGGTCAGCGGCGCGCTGGACTCCGAGGCGCTGGCCTGGAACGTCGGCGAGATCGTGGAACTGCGCGGGCGCGTCGCACCGACGCAGCTGGCGCGGCCGATCAAGCTGGCCGAGACCCCGGAGCCGGCGGACGCCGCCGCGGGCTAA